In bacterium, the sequence TCCGGTTTTTGAGATCGTCGTACTCCTTGCCTCGGCGCATGCTTTTTTCCCCCGCCCATTTCGAAAACGGCTCAAACGGCGCGAACGTCACAAGCTCCACCGTGTGTTGCGTCACGCCGTCGCGCACGTGCGTCTCGGGGTCCTTGAGCGACGGCGCGGACAGGAAGAAGACGTCGTCGTCCGGCATCCGGCCCTGCCACAGCGGCGCGTAGAGGCCGTCCAGGTCCGTCGTCGAGTAGTGCCAGACGTTCGCGTCGGTCATCGGCGTTTTGGTCAGGTCGATGTCCGTGCCGATGAACAGGCAGATTGACGCGAGCGATGGCCGCGTCCGCTTCACCTTGCGCCTCATGCGCGGCGGCAGGTTGTTCGTGCCGACCATGTCGCCGTAGGTCTTCATGGCGTCCACGTTCGAGATGATTCGCGGCGCGAAATACTCCTCGCCGTTTTCGCACGCCACGCCGATGGCGCGGCCGTTTTCGATGACGATGCGTTTGACGGGCCGGTTCTTGCGAAGCGTCGCGCCGGCCGCGTGCAATCCGTCGACAAACGCATCGCGCAGCGCGCGCGATCCGCCCACGGGGTAATATGCGCCGCCGAGGTAGTGATCGATCAGTCCCAGGCCGATGAGCGCCGAGGCGCGCGAGGGAGGCAGGCCGTAATCGCCGCCCTGCGCCGCGAGCACGGCTTTCAGCAGGCGGTCGCCGAACAGATCGTCGAGCAGTTGTCCGTACGTCGCGCGTCCGTATTTGACGACAAGCGGCACGAGTGGCAGCGCCTTGATGACGTCCCGCGCGTTGACGCGGGCTTGCAGGCGGGCGACGGAGCGGAACTGCTTCAGGATCTCGAAGAATCGATCGAGCCCGGCGATCTCGTGCGGAAAATCGCGCGCGAGCTTGTCGCGATAGGCGTCATGCCCCTTGCCCATCGTGACCTCGTATCCGGGGAAGACCAGGCGATCGAAACCGTCCGGCGACAGCTCCCGGAAACGCACCTTGTCCGCGAGGCCGAGCTTCGCGAGCATGCGGGAAAACGACGCGCCCTCGTGGCATTCGCCGATGTAGTGCAGGCCCGGATCGAAGGTGTACGCGCCGCGCTTGAACGGATTGGTGTATCCGCCGAACGCCTTGCCCGCCTCGAGAACGAGCGTGTTTTTGCCCGCGCGCGCGACAGTCAGCGCCGCGGCGAGCCCGCCGATGCCGCTTCCGATCACGATGACGTCGTGGTGGTTTTCCATGGTGGCCTCCCCGGGATTTTACCGCGAAGGCGCAAAGTCTAACGCAAAGAACGCGAAGGGGACAGGAAGGGGGAGGATCGAGGATCGAGGATTGAGGATTGAGTCGTGGAACGCAGGTTTTCTTGGCGAAAGCGCGGGCCGAGTCAGAACGTCAATCGGCGCGGTTCCGCGGGAAAACCAACACGCGACCGCGCCGAAAATCTCTTTTCTATTTCCTTTTTTCTATTTTCTCTTGCGTGCGCGCTACACCTTCTTGCCGCGCGCGGCCCAGACCTCCTCGCGGGGTTTGGCTGTGGGGAGCGGGTCTTTCTTGTGGGCGATGATCGGCAAGTCGCGGCACTTCTCGTCGTTGATGGCTAGCCAGTGCTGGAAGTTGTCGGGCAGGCGGTCCTGTTCAAAGATCGCCTCCACCGGGCACTCCTCCTCGCAGGCGCCGCAGTCGATGCACGTTTCGGGATTGATGTAGAGCATGGTCTCGCCCTCGTGGAAGGCCTCCACGGGGCAAACGTCCACGCAGTCGGTGTATTTGCAGCCGTCGCAGGGTTCGGTGACCACGTACGTCATGAGCGGTCGATTCCTCCATCGCGTTCGCGGGGAACGCGTTCGTTTCGTCTTGCACGCCAAGCGCGCCAGCCCACTTTCTAGCGCGTCGAATGCCGTGTGGCAACACGGGGGGATCGCGGAAAAGTCGGGAAGTTGGGAAGTTGCGAAGTTGGGAAGGTCATCGCAAATGGCGAATTGGGATTTGCGAATCGGGAATGGGGAATGTCCGTCGCAACGATCCGTGCGTAGGCAACGGCGCGTGCGTCCGTCAACCTGGCGCTCCCGCTACAAACCGCGACCGTGAGGGTGCGGATCGACTGCCGATCGTTATCCGATCCAAAAAATCGCCGCCCCGCAAAAAAGTTCACCCCTCCGCGCGCGGATGTGATATGTTTCACGCATTGTATTTCCGCATTCGCGCGGGCGCCTTTATCCGCGTGGGCCGTTTGAAGTTCTCGAACCGGTCGCGGGCTTTTGTCTTTTGATTTTGGGGGGTGCGTCATGAATCGTATCATCGGCGGCCTGGCGTCGGCGTTTCTTCTTGGCGCGGCGGCGATACTTGTCCTTGGTGCGTCGGCAACGCCCGTCTCAGCCGTTGTCACGTTCCCTGCTTCGGCATCCGCCGGCGGGTCGTCATCAACGATCGTCATCGACGACGCGTCGTGCGGAGAATTCCGGAATCAGGTGTTCGGCTTCGGCGATGGCTTCTCCTACTGTTTTTTGTTGGCGAGCTTCGCTTGGGTGTCGACATGTTCCATTTCGAGTGGAGAGCCGTACGAATTCTGTCCCCCGGAAAGTCATACCGCTGCCTTTGATCAATGGTATGAAGACTGTTTAGCGCAATATGGAGCGAGCGATCACGCCGAGTACCGCCCTCCCTGGAAGTTGAGCGATCCTCACTGCCTCCAGGCGGCCGACGAATGGGCTAAAACGGAGGCGTGGGATGTGTTCGCGGACGCGGGTTGCGACTTTCGCGAGTGTTGCATCGGCCTACCGCCTGAATGGTTATGGAAGTGGATTTGCTGGGGCGCGAGCGTCGGGATCGCGAACGACAGGTTTCTTTGCGCCTACTACTCGTGTACCGGCAACTGGCCGGGCAATCCCGGCGACGATGACGACACGGCCGATGACGACACCGGCGATGACGACGGCGAATTCGGCGCATCGCTAGGCTTCACGTCGCCGACGCAGAAACTCTCGCCGATGACGACGTACGACTTCGACTTCACCGTCGCCAATACCTCGACAACGCACGCTTCGCACTGGATCAACCAGGTCGAGATTTTCATGCCGACGGAAGACTATGCGATCGACCCGGCGAATGTATCGTCGCCGGACTCCCTGCACGGCGGAGGCATGTGGCAGGCCGCGATCGCCAAGGCCAACGAGCCGCACATCCGATGGGACTTCCTTGACGGCCCGACGCTCTCCCCCGTCGGCGATATCCGCGAGACTGAATCTCTCGATTTTTCGTTCCGCGCGCGCACCGATCCGCAAGGGACGGACGGGTTCGATTATCGCATCGCGGCCGACTCCGGCCAGTTCGTCGCGGACACCGCCTTCGTCACGCACGCCGGCGACCCCGCATCCGCGGAAAGCGACGGCGTCAGCGACGAGGCCGCCGCCACCGGAGCGGGGCCGGGCGACGACGACGCCTTCGACGACGACGCATTCGATGTCGATTCGGACGCAGACGACGACGACGACGCGAAGGCGGATGACGACGATGACGACGATGACGGCGGAGGGGGGTTATTCTCTTGCTGAACCGAATTCTCGGTGCGTTATCGCTCGCGCTTCTGCTTGGCGCGGCGGCGATCGTCTTTACCGGCGCTACGCCGAAAGCAATCGAACCGCCCCAAAAACCGAATATTGACGTCGTTGCATGCGAGCAATACATGCAGTCCATCTACGACTTTGATTCGGCGAATGGACTGATGGCGTGCATCCTCCTCACGCAATCGCAGTATTGGGACTTGTGCGTCGTGAACGGCCCTTGGTCGCCGCAGGACTGCGCGCCGATCGTGTGGGATGTCGCTTTCGCGGCGTGCCTTGCGATCGGCGGGCTGACGCGTCCGCCCGAATTCGTCGCTTCATGGGAATACACGGACGCGCACTGCGAATCGGTCGCTGCGTTGACGGCGGAGGAGTACTGGAATTCGGTTCTCGTGACATGCTTCGGACTCGCCGGAACCTACATGCCGGGAGGCGACCAGATATTCTGTGCGCTTGACGGGTTTTTCGAAACGTTTGTCGGTTACGCCTGCCCCTACCACACTTGCACGGGCGATTGGCCGGACCTATCCGGCGACGACGATACGAGCGACGATGACGCAAGCGATGACGATACCGACGTGGGCGAATTCGCCGCGTCGCTGGAAATCACGTTTCCCTCCACGATTCTGACGCCGATGACGACGTACGATTTCGACTTCACCGTTGCCAATACCTCGACAACGCACGCTTCGCACTGGATCAACCAGGTCGAGATCTTCATGCCGACGGAAGACTACGCGATCGACCCGGCGAATGTTGCGTCGCCGGATTCGCTGCACGGCGGCGGCATGTGGCAGGCCGCAATCGCCAAGGCGAATGAGCCGCACATCCGCTGGGACTTCCTTGACGGCCCGACGCTCTCGGATGTCGGCGATATCCGTGAGGGCGAATCGCTCGACTTCTCGTTCCGCGCGCGCACCGATCCGCAAGGGACGGACGGGTTCGATTATCGCATCGCGGCCGACTCCGGCCAGTTCGTCGCGGACACCGCGTTCGTCACGCACGCCGGCGACCCCGCGTCCGCGGAAAGCGACGGCGTCAGCGACGAGGCCGCCGCCACCGGAGCGGGGCCGGGCGACGACGACGCCTTCGACGACGACGCATTCGATGTCGATTCGGACGCGGACGACGACGACGACGACGACGACGCGAAGGCGGATGACGACGATGACGACGATGACAACGACAGCGGTGGGGGGGTGTTCTCGTGCTGAAGAGCGTTCTGAAGGTCGTTGCTACGATATTGTGGGTCGGTGCCGCATTCATCGCGATCCCCGGCGCAGCTGCTGCGTATCAAAATCCTCCCGAGATGCCGAACATCGATGCCGACGCATGCACGGAATACATGGACGACATTTTCGATTACGACGACGCGTCCGAATTCTCGAGCTGCGTCATGTCCTCGCAAATAATTTACTTTAGCGAATGCATCATTTTCGGCCCTC encodes:
- a CDS encoding ferredoxin family protein, coding for MTYVVTEPCDGCKYTDCVDVCPVEAFHEGETMLYINPETCIDCGACEEECPVEAIFEQDRLPDNFQHWLAINDEKCRDLPIIAHKKDPLPTAKPREEVWAARGKKV
- a CDS encoding NAD(P)/FAD-dependent oxidoreductase — encoded protein: MENHHDVIVIGSGIGGLAAALTVARAGKNTLVLEAGKAFGGYTNPFKRGAYTFDPGLHYIGECHEGASFSRMLAKLGLADKVRFRELSPDGFDRLVFPGYEVTMGKGHDAYRDKLARDFPHEIAGLDRFFEILKQFRSVARLQARVNARDVIKALPLVPLVVKYGRATYGQLLDDLFGDRLLKAVLAAQGGDYGLPPSRASALIGLGLIDHYLGGAYYPVGGSRALRDAFVDGLHAAGATLRKNRPVKRIVIENGRAIGVACENGEEYFAPRIISNVDAMKTYGDMVGTNNLPPRMRRKVKRTRPSLASICLFIGTDIDLTKTPMTDANVWHYSTTDLDGLYAPLWQGRMPDDDVFFLSAPSLKDPETHVRDGVTQHTVELVTFAPFEPFSKWAGEKSMRRGKEYDDLKNRIADRFIAAAERYIPKLGKHIKLMEVGTPVTNITYAGAPFGAIYGPEMTPEQMGPWRFSPKSPIPGLYLCGSSVMSAGIVPCGMSGYVAGKIALRAGGLEKRGVAREPVVAET